GATGCGTAAACCGCTGTCGGTCGTTTCGGCCCAGATGCTGCCCTGATGTGCTTCTGCGACAAGCTTACAGAAATTCAGCCCCAGGCCCAAGCCCTTTTTCCCGGAGGGGTTTTTATGGTTGCTGGTATAAAACTTGTCGAACATGCTGTCAAGGTCTTCTATGGGAAGATGGTCGCCACGGTTGTGAAAGGATACGAAAACATACCGCCGGTCAGGGGTCAGTCGCGGAGCGTGGCCATGGCGGTTTGCCCCGGACGGCGGCTGCAAGCGGGTTTCGATGGTGACCAGATCGTCTTCGCCGGTGAATTTGATGGCGTTATCCAGCAGGTTGGTAAAGACGCGCATGAGGCGGATGCGATCCCCGTAATAAGGCAACTCGGCATCGAAGTCCGATTGGTAGTCGATGTGGATTTTGCGGTCCTGACAAAAATAATAAGCCTGGTTGACCACTTCCTGCAGGGCCTGGTGGATATCGAACCAGTTCCGGCGCAGCACCAGCATGCCGTAATTGTCTCGAAAGACGTCCAAGAAATCCGACACCATGCCCATCAGGTCGTGATTGGTGTCGGCGGCCATTTTCAGTATGTCCTGTTGTTCCTGGTTCAAAGGTCCGACCTGTCCGTCGAGAACCAGGCTGAGAGCCGATTTGATCGCCAGGATCGGGTTGATCATGTCGTGTGTGAGCATGCCGAACAGGTCGCTTTTCATCTTTTCGATGTTTTTCTCTTCGGTCATGTCGCGCATGACCGCGACAAATCCCCCTAGTTCGCCTTTTTCGTTTTCCAGGCGCGAGAAGGAAGCATCGACCTGGGCAAGTTTTTTTTCCGTGAGCATCAGTCCCAGGCTCAACCGTTCTGAAGGGGTTTTGGTTTCGCGCAGTTTCTCCAGTTCCCGGAGAACCGGGGTGCGGTCGAGAAACAGCGCGTCGACCTGTTGTCCGGTAAGTTCGCTCTCGGGGCGGCCCAGGGCTGTGAGTAACGCCCGGTTGGGGTTCTCGATGCAGCCGTTGGTGTCGGTGGCGATGATGTAATCGGAGACGCTGTTGATCAGTTGAAAGATGCGTTTGCGTGACAGGCTTTTGAGGCGTTTGTTGTTGGCGGCAAGGTTGCCGATGGTGCTGGCGATGATTTCCTGCAGGGTGGCGAAATCGTGCAGGCGTTCATAGCTGATTTTGGGGATCCGGTACAACGATTCCATGTAACCCGCCATATCCCGTATGCCTATGGCGCGGGCGTGGTGTACCGCCAGGTCGCGATCGATGACATAGTTGTCGGTTCT
This DNA window, taken from Syntrophotalea carbinolica DSM 2380, encodes the following:
- a CDS encoding PocR ligand-binding domain-containing protein; amino-acid sequence: MADLLDLIDKSTLDKIMVAYTKATRMGGCIYDTKGNILAGPYNFSDFCLNFCRATHEGMHKCLASARFGAREAMRKDGPAIYSCLNSGLVDCASPVMVEGKMIAVIICGQVRTDNYVIDRDLAVHHARAIGIRDMAGYMESLYRIPKISYERLHDFATLQEIIASTIGNLAANNKRLKSLSRKRIFQLINSVSDYIIATDTNGCIENPNRALLTALGRPESELTGQQVDALFLDRTPVLRELEKLRETKTPSERLSLGLMLTEKKLAQVDASFSRLENEKGELGGFVAVMRDMTEEKNIEKMKSDLFGMLTHDMINPILAIKSALSLVLDGQVGPLNQEQQDILKMAADTNHDLMGMVSDFLDVFRDNYGMLVLRRNWFDIHQALQEVVNQAYYFCQDRKIHIDYQSDFDAELPYYGDRIRLMRVFTNLLDNAIKFTGEDDLVTIETRLQPPSGANRHGHAPRLTPDRRYVFVSFHNRGDHLPIEDLDSMFDKFYTSNHKNPSGKKGLGLGLNFCKLVAEAHQGSIWAETTDSGLRIVLALPEAEAESAP